A window of the Corynebacterium minutissimum genome harbors these coding sequences:
- a CDS encoding MIP/aquaporin family protein, producing the protein MTGTDAFLWEFLGTAVLLLLGNGVCATVNLRTSAARGADWIVIAMGWGLGVYLGASIADPSGGHLNPAVTIMLAVNGSLEWSLVPYYFLGQILGAMVGAFLAWATFKQLFDANNVDEAGNVTGANKNTGGIFFTNPAHPNNGWNAVTEFIATTVLLMFIAFGPTGGELGPLSYFGVAFVIVSIGLSLGTPTGYAINPVRDLGPRIMYAFVLPIKDKGTGNWGYAWVPVVAPMLSAVAVGLLSIAL; encoded by the coding sequence ATGACCGGAACTGATGCATTCCTGTGGGAGTTCCTTGGCACGGCAGTGCTGCTCCTGTTGGGTAACGGCGTCTGCGCCACTGTAAACCTCCGCACCTCCGCGGCGCGCGGTGCAGACTGGATCGTTATCGCAATGGGCTGGGGCCTCGGCGTCTACTTGGGCGCTAGCATCGCGGACCCCTCTGGCGGTCACCTCAACCCGGCGGTGACCATCATGCTCGCTGTCAATGGCTCTCTTGAGTGGAGCCTCGTGCCTTATTACTTCCTGGGTCAGATCCTGGGCGCCATGGTCGGTGCCTTCCTGGCGTGGGCAACGTTTAAGCAGCTTTTCGACGCCAACAATGTCGACGAAGCCGGCAACGTCACCGGAGCCAACAAGAACACCGGCGGTATTTTCTTCACGAACCCGGCGCACCCGAACAACGGCTGGAACGCAGTGACGGAGTTCATCGCTACCACTGTGCTGCTCATGTTCATTGCCTTCGGTCCTACCGGCGGCGAGCTCGGCCCGCTGAGCTACTTCGGCGTTGCCTTCGTCATCGTGTCTATCGGTCTGTCCCTCGGTACCCCCACCGGATACGCCATCAACCCGGTCCGTGACCTTGGTCCCCGCATCATGTACGCCTTCGTCCTGCCCATCAAGGACAAGGGCACTGGAAACTGGGGCTATGCCTGGGTTCCGGTCGTCGCGCCGATGCTGTCGGCCGTCGCCGTTGGCCTGCTGTCCATAGCCCTTTAA
- the glpK gene encoding glycerol kinase GlpK, whose amino-acid sequence MSTKSYVAAIDQGTTSTRCIIFDHDGEQVSVGQFEHEQIFPEKGWVEHDPEEIWSNTRRAVGEALANADINVEDIAALGITNQRETTVVWDKKTGKPVYNAIVWQDTRTTEICKELAGDEGADKWRRRTGLIINSYPAGPKVKWILDNVEGARERAEAGELLFGTIDTWLLWNLTGGADGDNGQEALHATDVTNASRTLLMDIEKLEWDEDLCKEMGIPTSMLPEIRPSLGDFRTVRERGSLSGVPIRAILGDQQAAMFGQGCFRPGSAKNTYGTGLFLLLNTGTTPKFSDNGLLTTVCFQREGERPVYALEGSVSMGGSLVQWLRDNLQLIPNSASIENLAREVKDNGGVYIVPAFSGLFAPYWRPDARGVIVGLTRYANRKHLARAVLESTAYQTRDVADAMVADSGVEITELRVDGGMTMNELLMQFQADMLGVEVHRPKNVETTATGAAFAAGLDSGFWDDLSVLGSQQGDFKVWKPQRDKDEVDALYRDWKRAIKRSLNWEDTDDDDVIA is encoded by the coding sequence ATGTCCACCAAGAGCTACGTTGCAGCGATTGACCAGGGCACCACGTCCACGCGCTGCATCATCTTTGACCACGACGGCGAGCAGGTGTCCGTCGGACAGTTCGAGCACGAGCAGATCTTCCCGGAGAAGGGCTGGGTTGAGCACGACCCGGAGGAGATCTGGAGCAATACCCGTCGTGCCGTCGGTGAAGCCCTGGCTAATGCCGACATCAACGTCGAAGACATCGCCGCTTTGGGTATCACCAACCAGCGTGAGACCACCGTTGTGTGGGACAAGAAGACTGGCAAGCCGGTCTACAACGCCATCGTGTGGCAGGACACCCGCACCACCGAAATCTGTAAGGAACTGGCTGGTGATGAGGGTGCCGACAAGTGGCGTCGTCGCACCGGTCTGATCATCAACTCCTACCCGGCTGGCCCGAAGGTGAAGTGGATCCTCGATAACGTCGAGGGCGCTCGCGAGCGCGCTGAGGCCGGCGAGCTTCTCTTCGGCACCATCGATACCTGGCTGCTGTGGAACCTCACCGGCGGTGCCGACGGCGACAACGGCCAAGAAGCCCTCCACGCCACCGACGTCACCAACGCTTCCCGTACGCTGCTCATGGACATTGAGAAGCTCGAGTGGGATGAGGATCTGTGCAAGGAGATGGGTATTCCTACCTCCATGCTTCCGGAGATTCGTCCCTCCCTCGGTGACTTCCGCACCGTCCGTGAGCGCGGCTCCCTGTCTGGCGTGCCGATTCGCGCCATCCTTGGTGACCAGCAGGCCGCCATGTTCGGTCAGGGCTGCTTCCGCCCGGGTTCTGCGAAGAACACCTACGGCACCGGCTTGTTCCTCCTCCTCAATACCGGTACCACCCCGAAGTTCTCCGACAACGGCTTGCTCACCACCGTGTGCTTCCAGCGCGAGGGCGAGCGTCCGGTCTACGCGCTCGAGGGCTCCGTGTCCATGGGTGGTTCCCTGGTGCAGTGGCTGCGCGATAACCTGCAACTCATCCCGAACTCCGCGTCCATCGAGAACCTGGCCCGCGAGGTCAAGGACAACGGCGGCGTCTACATCGTGCCGGCCTTCTCCGGCCTCTTCGCTCCGTACTGGCGCCCGGATGCTCGCGGTGTCATCGTGGGCCTGACCCGCTATGCCAACCGCAAGCACCTGGCCCGCGCGGTTCTCGAGTCCACCGCATACCAGACCCGTGACGTCGCGGACGCCATGGTTGCTGATTCCGGCGTGGAGATCACCGAGCTGCGTGTCGACGGCGGCATGACCATGAACGAACTACTCATGCAGTTCCAGGCTGACATGCTCGGCGTGGAGGTTCACCGCCCGAAGAACGTGGAGACCACCGCCACCGGTGCGGCCTTCGCCGCCGGCCTGGACTCCGGCTTCTGGGATGACCTCAGCGTACTGGGCTCCCAGCAGGGCGACTTCAAGGTCTGGAAGCCGCAGCGCGACAAGGACGAGGTAGACGCTCTCTACCGCGACTGGAAGCGCGCCATCAAGCGTTCCCTCAACTGGGAAGACACCGACGATGATGACGTTATCGCCTAA
- a CDS encoding HNH endonuclease signature motif containing protein, translating into MGDLETYFSYRNSGITLVEQAVGGERRLRALGASLADATELARLNHVYFGTTKFTGKQRQARARAAEQHHDLATLSLIESYTKKLKNQLHAWNLRLKLAGTPAPNIPAVAAKRLKELKPKRVPKPGVRMTYRSEGPHSLTITDDPMTVTEMRGVLESLNQDNLLEAAKHVFFNKSHGGTKPAVFTSVVVTLDKLDKIISGDGDDIVLELTNGGRMTGTQFLNYKFAEIGYVTLIHPTIGPVWLHRMKRLAGFEQRIMASAEHPTCARKGCNKPADYAHVHHLVPWKAGGATNPPNLTMLCAYHNGINDDDPEKPTGAGYVFRIRGEVAYVPPWAEPITAQAAYQQAQNNLPRPG; encoded by the coding sequence ATGGGGGATTTAGAGACCTATTTCTCCTACCGCAACTCGGGGATCACACTGGTGGAGCAAGCGGTAGGAGGCGAGAGACGTTTACGCGCACTCGGCGCTTCGCTAGCCGATGCCACCGAGCTGGCACGCTTAAACCACGTCTACTTCGGCACCACGAAATTCACGGGCAAACAACGACAAGCCCGCGCCCGAGCTGCCGAACAACACCACGACTTAGCCACGCTCAGCCTCATTGAGTCCTACACCAAGAAGCTAAAAAATCAGCTGCATGCCTGGAACCTACGCCTCAAGCTTGCCGGCACCCCAGCACCAAACATCCCAGCCGTAGCGGCCAAGCGCTTAAAAGAACTCAAGCCTAAACGTGTGCCGAAACCTGGGGTGCGCATGACCTACCGCTCGGAAGGCCCGCATTCACTCACGATTACCGATGACCCCATGACCGTCACCGAGATGCGCGGCGTTCTAGAATCTCTCAACCAGGACAATCTGTTGGAGGCAGCCAAGCACGTCTTCTTCAACAAGTCCCACGGCGGAACCAAACCCGCCGTATTCACCAGCGTGGTCGTCACCTTGGATAAGCTCGACAAGATTATCTCCGGCGACGGGGATGACATCGTCCTCGAGCTCACCAACGGTGGCCGGATGACGGGCACGCAGTTTTTGAACTATAAGTTTGCTGAGATCGGCTACGTCACCCTCATCCACCCCACCATCGGGCCGGTCTGGCTGCATCGCATGAAACGCCTTGCCGGGTTCGAGCAGCGCATCATGGCCAGTGCCGAGCACCCCACCTGCGCCAGGAAAGGTTGTAACAAACCGGCTGATTATGCACACGTGCATCACCTAGTGCCGTGGAAAGCCGGTGGGGCTACCAACCCGCCGAATCTGACCATGTTGTGTGCTTACCACAACGGCATTAATGATGACGACCCGGAGAAACCAACAGGTGCCGGCTACGTGTTTAGGATTCGCGGAGAGGTGGCCTACGTCCCACCGTGGGCAGAACCGATCACTGCCCAGGCGGCTTACCAACAAGCCCAGAACAACCTCCCCAGGCCAGGCTAA
- the glf gene encoding UDP-galactopyranose mutase has protein sequence MTAYDLIVVGSGFFGLTVAERAASQLGKKVLIVERREHLGGNAYSEAEPETGIEVHKYGAHLFHTSNKRVWDYCNQFTDFTDYQHRVFAMHDGTAYQFPMGLGLINQFFGRYYSPDEARELIKEQAGEFAVDEAQNLEEKAIALIGRPLYEAFIRDYTAKQWQTDPKELPAGNITRLPVRYTFNNRYFNDTYEGLPVDGYAAWLENMAEHELIDVHLNTDWFDVREELREASPVAPVVYTGPLDRYFDFAEGELGWRTLDFDLEVLETGDFQGTPVMNYNDADVDYTRIHEFRHFHPERQDKYPADKTVIMKEYSRFAEKGDEPYYPINTPEDRSKLEAYRKLAAAEARENHVLFGGRLGTYQYLDMHMAIASALSMFDNKLAPFWNEGKALEQERGH, from the coding sequence ATGACTGCATATGACCTCATCGTTGTTGGATCTGGATTCTTTGGCCTAACCGTGGCCGAGCGCGCAGCCTCCCAGCTGGGCAAGAAGGTGCTCATCGTCGAGCGCCGCGAGCACCTGGGCGGCAACGCCTACTCGGAGGCCGAGCCGGAGACCGGCATCGAGGTCCACAAGTACGGTGCGCACCTCTTCCACACGTCGAACAAGCGCGTGTGGGATTACTGCAACCAGTTCACGGATTTTACGGACTACCAGCACCGCGTCTTTGCCATGCATGACGGCACGGCCTACCAGTTCCCGATGGGCCTGGGCCTGATTAACCAGTTCTTTGGTCGCTACTACTCGCCGGATGAGGCGCGTGAGCTCATTAAGGAGCAGGCCGGTGAGTTCGCGGTGGATGAGGCGCAGAACCTGGAAGAGAAGGCCATCGCGCTGATTGGCCGCCCGCTCTATGAGGCCTTCATCCGCGATTACACCGCCAAGCAGTGGCAGACGGACCCGAAGGAGCTGCCAGCCGGCAACATCACTCGCCTGCCGGTGCGCTACACCTTCAACAACCGCTACTTCAACGACACCTATGAGGGCCTGCCCGTCGACGGCTACGCGGCATGGCTGGAGAATATGGCGGAGCACGAGCTTATCGACGTCCACCTCAACACCGACTGGTTCGACGTCCGCGAGGAGCTGCGAGAGGCGTCGCCTGTTGCCCCGGTGGTCTACACCGGCCCGCTAGACCGCTACTTCGATTTTGCCGAGGGTGAGCTGGGCTGGCGCACGCTGGACTTCGACCTGGAGGTGCTGGAAACCGGTGACTTCCAGGGCACCCCGGTGATGAACTACAACGATGCTGACGTGGACTACACCCGCATCCATGAGTTCCGCCACTTCCACCCGGAACGGCAGGATAAATATCCTGCCGATAAGACGGTCATCATGAAGGAGTACTCGCGCTTTGCCGAGAAGGGCGATGAGCCGTACTACCCGATTAACACCCCGGAGGACCGCTCCAAGCTGGAGGCTTACCGCAAGCTCGCCGCTGCGGAGGCCCGTGAGAACCACGTCCTCTTCGGTGGCCGCCTGGGCACTTACCAGTACCTGGACATGCACATGGCCATCGCCTCCGCGCTGAGCATGTTCGACAACAAGCTGGCTCCGTTCTGGAACGAGGGCAAGGCCCTAGAGCAGGAGCGCGGCCACTAG
- a CDS encoding HAD family hydrolase has product MTFPEHAPRLIVSDIDGTLLDRNHRVPKRNREVIARAVNAGAEFALATGRPFRWIMPVLEQLTVRPVCVTSNGAVIYDSAEDRVLSAHELSPEALAETVDVATRALQPLGGAGFGAERAGGSLLDPVDELFVVESHYSENAMFEGFGLVSVGELVSKPAVKLLIRNTDYSAPELYELVAPHIDPELAHVTYSMSEGVLEVAAPNVTKRRGVQWLAEHHAIAREDIIAFGDMPNDLEMLEWVGFGVAMENAHPALVDVSDATTLPHHQAGVAKVLEHWF; this is encoded by the coding sequence ATGACTTTCCCGGAGCACGCCCCACGACTCATCGTGAGCGATATCGACGGCACCCTGTTGGACCGCAACCACCGTGTGCCTAAGCGCAATCGGGAGGTCATCGCCCGGGCTGTCAATGCCGGAGCCGAGTTCGCTTTGGCCACGGGTCGACCTTTCCGCTGGATTATGCCGGTACTGGAGCAACTTACGGTACGCCCGGTGTGCGTGACGTCGAATGGCGCGGTGATTTATGATTCCGCCGAGGACCGCGTCCTCTCCGCCCACGAGTTATCCCCGGAGGCTTTGGCCGAAACTGTCGACGTTGCCACCCGAGCCCTCCAGCCCCTGGGCGGCGCGGGTTTCGGCGCGGAGCGCGCTGGCGGCTCGCTGCTGGATCCCGTGGACGAACTCTTTGTGGTGGAATCGCACTATTCAGAGAACGCGATGTTTGAAGGTTTTGGCCTGGTGAGCGTGGGGGAGTTGGTGTCGAAGCCAGCCGTGAAGCTGCTGATTCGCAATACTGATTATTCGGCCCCGGAGCTCTATGAGTTGGTCGCCCCGCACATCGATCCGGAGCTTGCCCACGTCACGTACTCGATGTCGGAGGGTGTGCTCGAGGTCGCTGCGCCGAACGTGACGAAGCGCCGCGGTGTCCAGTGGTTGGCGGAACATCACGCTATTGCTCGCGAGGACATTATCGCCTTTGGCGATATGCCCAATGACCTCGAAATGCTGGAGTGGGTCGGCTTCGGCGTTGCGATGGAAAACGCACACCCCGCGCTTGTCGACGTCTCCGATGCCACCACCCTTCCCCATCACCAGGCCGGCGTGGCCAAGGTGCTTGAGCACTGGTTCTAA
- a CDS encoding glycerol-3-phosphate dehydrogenase/oxidase: MTTTSNHSFNPEYFEQTWNDYSTEDYDVVIIGGGSVGAGAAVDAATRGLKTAVLESQDFAAGTSSRSSKMFHGGLRYLAMFDFRLVAESLKERELNMSTLAPHLVKPLKFIFPLTHRGWERVMMFGGFTLYDLMGGAKSVPMQKHLTRKGVLKVTPGLKEDAVVGGVRYYDTLVDDARHTMTVLRTAAEYGASVRTGTEVIGFEKDNRGRITAAQVRDLETGRETTVKGKVFINATGVWNDKIQEMAGAEGKFTVHASKGVHIVVPKDALDADAALCFVTEKSVLFVIPWGEYWIIGTTDTDWEKGLSLPDPAPTKADIDYILDQVNQRVRNKITREDIVGVYSGLRPLLSGKSDSTTNLSRNHAVARVAPGLVSVAGGKYTTYRVIGKDAVDLAAKELGFKVAESVTERTPILGADGYHALANQVPALARRYNLDENRIEHLLGRYGSLISEVLAPAAEDASLLEAVPGAESYIWAEVRYAVTHEGALHIDDIVSRRLRVAIEFADRGVAAAQPIAEFVAPLLGWDQNDIEREVSQFKQHTEAELAAEAALTDREANDILERAGSARATKEEA, encoded by the coding sequence ATGACCACGACGAGTAACCACAGCTTTAACCCCGAGTATTTTGAACAGACATGGAACGACTACTCCACTGAGGACTACGACGTCGTCATTATCGGCGGTGGCTCCGTAGGCGCTGGTGCTGCGGTGGATGCAGCCACCCGCGGTTTGAAGACGGCCGTGCTGGAATCCCAAGACTTTGCGGCAGGAACGTCCTCGCGTTCCTCCAAGATGTTCCACGGTGGCCTGCGCTACCTCGCCATGTTTGACTTCCGCCTCGTTGCGGAGTCCCTCAAGGAGCGCGAGCTAAACATGTCGACCCTGGCCCCGCACCTGGTCAAGCCGCTGAAGTTCATCTTCCCCCTTACCCACCGCGGTTGGGAGCGCGTCATGATGTTCGGCGGCTTTACCCTCTATGACCTCATGGGTGGTGCCAAGAGCGTCCCGATGCAGAAGCACCTCACCCGCAAGGGCGTGCTCAAGGTCACCCCGGGCCTTAAGGAGGACGCCGTCGTCGGTGGCGTGCGCTACTACGACACGCTTGTCGACGACGCCCGCCACACCATGACCGTCCTGCGCACCGCTGCTGAATATGGCGCAAGCGTGCGCACCGGTACCGAGGTTATTGGTTTCGAGAAGGATAACCGCGGCCGCATCACCGCCGCGCAGGTCCGTGACCTCGAGACCGGCCGCGAGACCACCGTCAAGGGCAAGGTCTTCATCAACGCCACGGGTGTCTGGAACGACAAGATTCAGGAGATGGCTGGCGCGGAGGGCAAGTTCACCGTTCATGCCTCCAAGGGCGTGCACATCGTTGTCCCGAAGGACGCCCTCGATGCCGACGCCGCTCTGTGCTTCGTCACCGAAAAGTCCGTGCTCTTCGTCATCCCGTGGGGCGAGTACTGGATCATCGGTACCACCGATACTGACTGGGAAAAGGGCCTGTCCCTGCCGGATCCGGCCCCGACCAAAGCAGATATCGACTACATCCTGGACCAGGTCAACCAGCGCGTGCGCAACAAGATTACCCGCGAGGACATCGTCGGTGTCTACTCCGGTCTGCGCCCGCTGCTGTCCGGTAAGTCCGACTCCACCACCAACCTCTCCCGCAACCACGCCGTTGCCCGCGTAGCCCCGGGTCTCGTCTCCGTTGCTGGTGGTAAGTACACGACCTACCGCGTTATCGGTAAGGACGCAGTGGACCTGGCCGCTAAGGAACTGGGCTTTAAGGTGGCGGAATCCGTCACCGAGCGCACCCCGATCTTGGGCGCGGACGGCTACCACGCGCTGGCCAACCAGGTTCCGGCGCTCGCTCGCCGCTACAACCTCGATGAGAATCGCATCGAGCACCTGCTTGGCCGCTACGGTTCGCTCATCAGCGAGGTTCTGGCTCCCGCCGCCGAGGACGCCTCCCTCCTTGAGGCGGTTCCGGGCGCTGAAAGCTACATCTGGGCTGAGGTTCGCTACGCCGTCACCCACGAAGGTGCACTGCACATCGACGACATCGTGTCTCGCCGCCTGCGCGTGGCCATCGAGTTCGCCGACCGAGGCGTTGCCGCTGCTCAGCCTATTGCTGAGTTCGTCGCGCCGCTGCTGGGCTGGGACCAGAACGACATTGAGCGCGAGGTTAGCCAGTTCAAGCAGCACACCGAGGCGGAGCTTGCCGCCGAGGCTGCCCTCACCGACCGTGAGGCAAATGACATTCTCGAGCGCGCCGGCAGCGCACGAGCCACTAAGGAAGAAGCCTAA
- a CDS encoding N-acetylmuramoyl-L-alanine amidase, whose protein sequence is MQQKRRLVPAKSRWSTPIIAAVTSIAVVTTAAFGGHTILQTQEAGNGPIEVSSHSESFGSGETVVVDDPAIASQGDGSGPRAVKQFHRDGTFSSFAVTWKGPRDVAAFVRAKQPDGSWSEWYDMDAMSYSGDDPSATNGTELIFVGDTNDVQVSINNVDLVTGSNLDESFEETEVEEDAALDDVSPSLAAANAAAERSANPLPAPIASNVGDIAPVADVENTASVEGLEAVFMDGNAQEGEVIEPTADTDGMPRVVSRARWGADESLRCKDADYDDGVKAIALHHTAGSNDYTRAQAAAQVRAAYQYHAQNLGWCDIGYNALVDKYGTIYEGRYGGLDEAVQGAHIGGFNENTWGISMIGNYEKTQPTAALLKSVTDLAGWKAAISGVDPESRVNLRSQGFSGSRYPAGAYAPVYGFFGHSDAHFTACPGRYTIALWPQIRAAAHKKYKAIRSGASGSIDWSDDFEGSTATDTATVTDEPAPRPNNPAAQEPMSSIGDSEIPLSTITALLGLAATVFGIMYSRSDKQIDKDKKVGGLPVEQIPGIVTKVVSLSKNEGLRETWTAVLNNFGPVLGLAVGGPDETSGIISQLFQNGVVLYSEETGAHALVGQIAKEWATGANAAKLGLPTSDEILTGNGKEVRVHFQGGSIVYNPDTEQIQVFTN, encoded by the coding sequence GTGCAACAGAAACGTCGTCTCGTCCCCGCGAAATCTCGGTGGTCCACGCCGATTATCGCCGCGGTCACCTCCATCGCCGTGGTCACCACCGCCGCCTTCGGAGGGCATACCATTCTCCAGACCCAGGAGGCTGGCAACGGGCCGATTGAAGTTTCGTCCCACAGCGAGTCCTTCGGTTCGGGCGAAACGGTCGTCGTCGATGACCCTGCCATCGCCTCCCAAGGTGACGGCTCCGGGCCGCGCGCGGTGAAGCAGTTCCACCGTGACGGAACCTTTTCCTCCTTCGCCGTGACGTGGAAGGGCCCGCGCGATGTCGCCGCCTTCGTGCGCGCGAAGCAGCCGGACGGGTCCTGGTCCGAGTGGTACGACATGGACGCGATGTCCTACTCCGGCGATGACCCCTCTGCCACGAACGGTACTGAGCTCATCTTCGTGGGCGACACTAACGATGTGCAGGTTTCCATCAACAACGTCGATCTCGTGACGGGGTCCAACCTCGATGAATCCTTCGAGGAGACGGAGGTTGAGGAGGACGCCGCGCTTGACGACGTCTCCCCCTCCCTCGCCGCCGCCAATGCTGCCGCGGAGCGCTCCGCGAACCCGCTGCCGGCGCCTATTGCGTCCAATGTCGGTGACATTGCGCCAGTCGCGGACGTCGAGAACACCGCCAGCGTGGAGGGCCTTGAGGCCGTGTTTATGGACGGCAATGCTCAGGAGGGCGAGGTTATCGAACCCACTGCCGATACTGACGGTATGCCGCGCGTGGTATCTCGTGCTCGTTGGGGCGCGGATGAGAGCCTGCGTTGTAAGGACGCTGATTACGATGATGGCGTGAAGGCTATTGCGCTGCACCACACTGCAGGTTCCAATGATTACACCCGCGCGCAGGCAGCTGCACAGGTCCGCGCGGCATACCAATACCACGCGCAAAACCTGGGCTGGTGCGATATCGGCTACAACGCCTTGGTGGACAAGTACGGCACGATTTACGAAGGCCGCTATGGTGGCCTCGACGAGGCCGTGCAGGGCGCCCACATCGGTGGCTTCAACGAAAACACGTGGGGCATCTCGATGATTGGTAATTACGAGAAGACTCAGCCGACCGCTGCCCTGCTGAAGTCAGTCACGGACCTGGCGGGCTGGAAGGCCGCTATCTCTGGTGTCGATCCGGAATCCCGCGTGAACCTTCGCTCTCAGGGCTTCTCCGGTTCGAGGTACCCGGCCGGTGCTTATGCCCCGGTTTATGGATTCTTCGGCCACAGTGACGCTCACTTCACTGCATGCCCGGGCCGCTACACCATTGCGCTCTGGCCGCAGATTCGTGCAGCAGCGCATAAGAAATACAAGGCCATCAGGTCTGGGGCATCTGGCTCAATCGATTGGTCTGATGACTTCGAAGGGTCCACTGCAACCGACACAGCGACAGTCACCGATGAACCAGCACCGCGCCCGAACAATCCGGCAGCGCAAGAGCCGATGTCCTCGATTGGTGATTCCGAGATTCCGCTCAGCACCATCACGGCACTCCTCGGCCTAGCTGCCACGGTCTTCGGCATCATGTACAGCCGCTCCGATAAGCAGATTGACAAGGACAAAAAGGTCGGCGGACTGCCGGTCGAGCAGATTCCGGGCATTGTGACCAAGGTGGTGTCCTTGAGCAAGAATGAGGGCCTCAGGGAGACGTGGACCGCAGTGCTCAACAACTTCGGACCGGTCCTGGGGCTAGCCGTGGGCGGCCCGGATGAGACATCGGGTATCATCTCGCAGCTCTTCCAGAACGGCGTGGTCCTCTACTCCGAGGAGACTGGCGCCCACGCACTGGTGGGCCAGATTGCCAAGGAGTGGGCAACCGGCGCTAACGCCGCCAAGCTTGGTTTGCCGACGTCCGACGAAATCCTCACCGGCAATGGCAAGGAAGTCCGCGTTCACTTCCAGGGCGGTTCCATCGTCTACAACCCAGATACCGAGCAGATTCAGGTCTTTACAAACTAA